Proteins found in one Amycolatopsis aidingensis genomic segment:
- the sufU gene encoding Fe-S cluster assembly sulfur transfer protein SufU, whose translation MQLESMYQEIILDHYKNPHGRGLREPFDGESFQVNPTCGDEVTLRVKLDGERVEDVSYEGQGCSISQAATSVLTDLVVGHTVEEALTTMEAFVELMQGRGQVEPDEDVLDDGIAFAGVAKYPARVKCALLGWMAFKDALGQTTDKATNGVQV comes from the coding sequence ATGCAGCTGGAGAGCATGTACCAGGAGATCATCCTGGATCACTACAAGAACCCGCACGGCCGCGGCCTGCGGGAGCCGTTCGACGGCGAGTCCTTCCAGGTCAACCCGACCTGCGGGGACGAGGTGACCCTGCGGGTGAAGCTGGACGGCGAGCGGGTCGAGGACGTGTCCTACGAGGGGCAGGGGTGCTCGATCAGCCAGGCCGCCACCTCCGTCTTGACGGATCTGGTCGTCGGGCACACGGTGGAAGAGGCGTTGACGACGATGGAGGCCTTCGTCGAGCTGATGCAGGGGCGCGGCCAGGTCGAGCCGGATGAGGACGTGCTGGACGACGGCATCGCCTTCGCCGGTGTGGCGAAGTACCCGGCCAGGGTGAAGTGCGCGCTGCTCGGCTGGATGGCCTTCAAGGACGCACTGGGCCAGACGACGGACAAGGCCACGAACGGAGTGCAAGTCTGA